Proteins from a genomic interval of Halomonas alkaliantarctica:
- the atpG gene encoding F0F1 ATP synthase subunit gamma: protein MAAAKEIRTQIGSIKNTQKITSAMEMVAASKMRKAQDLMRASQPYAKQIRNVVGHIADANPEYRHDYMVERSEVKRVGYIVVSTDRGLCGGLNHNLFKALLKQASEWKKQGAEQDFCALGAKASTFFRNYGGNLVAAKSGLGEAPTVEGLIGSIKVMLEAYDEGRLDRLYVVHNEFVNTMTQKPVVRQLLPLSPDMGADAEQDDENARPGSWDYLYEPDAKALLDSLLVRFIESQVYQAVVENGACEQAARMIAMKSATDNAGGLIDDLEMVYNKARQAAITQEISEIVGGAAAV from the coding sequence ATGGCAGCTGCAAAAGAGATACGCACCCAGATCGGGAGCATTAAAAATACGCAGAAGATCACCAGCGCCATGGAAATGGTGGCTGCATCGAAAATGCGTAAAGCGCAAGATCTGATGAGAGCAAGTCAGCCTTACGCTAAGCAGATCCGTAATGTGGTTGGCCACATTGCCGACGCGAACCCCGAGTACAGGCACGACTATATGGTCGAGCGTAGCGAGGTTAAGCGCGTTGGTTACATTGTGGTCTCTACAGACCGTGGTCTGTGCGGTGGCTTGAACCACAACCTCTTCAAAGCCTTACTCAAACAGGCCAGCGAGTGGAAGAAGCAGGGCGCAGAGCAGGATTTTTGTGCCCTGGGCGCTAAAGCCAGCACCTTTTTCCGTAACTACGGTGGCAATTTGGTGGCGGCGAAGAGCGGTTTAGGCGAAGCCCCGACCGTTGAAGGTTTGATTGGCAGTATTAAGGTCATGCTCGAAGCGTACGATGAAGGACGTCTCGACCGGCTTTACGTGGTGCACAACGAGTTTGTGAACACCATGACGCAAAAGCCAGTGGTTCGTCAGCTTCTTCCGCTGTCGCCTGATATGGGCGCAGACGCTGAGCAAGACGACGAAAACGCCCGTCCCGGAAGCTGGGACTACCTGTATGAACCGGATGCCAAGGCGTTGCTCGATAGCCTGCTGGTTCGTTTCATCGAATCGCAGGTGTATCAGGCGGTAGTGGAAAACGGCGCTTGTGAACAAGCTGCCCGAATGATCGCTATGAAAAGTGCCACTGATAACGCAGGCGGCCTTATCGACGATCTGGAGATGGTCTACAACAAGGCCCGTCAGGCCGCCATCACCCAGGAAATTTCTGAGATCGTCGGCGGCGCTGCTGCCGTATAA
- the atpA gene encoding F0F1 ATP synthase subunit alpha encodes MQQLNPSEISDIIKQRIEKLDVASEAHNQGTIVTVSDGIVKIHGLEDAMFGEMIEFPNSIFGMVLNLERDSVGAVVLGDYLQLEEGMTAKCTGRILEVPVGPELIGRVVDALGNPIDGKGDINTTLTDAVEKVAPGVITRQSVDEPIQTGLKSIDAMVPIGRGQRELIIGDRQIGKSAIAIDAIINQKGKGVTCVYVAIGQKQSTIANVVRKLEEHGAMEHTIVVAAGAADPAPMQFLAAYSGCTMGEYFRDRGENALIVYDDLSKQAVAYRQVSLLLRRPPGREAYPGDVFYLHSRLLERAARVNVDYVEKFTNGEVKGKTGSLTALPIIETQGGDVSAFVPTNVISITDGQIFLETNLFNSGIRPAINAGLSVSRVGGSAQTKIIKKLGGSVRLALAQYRELAAFSQFASDLDEATRKQLEHGQRVTELMKQNQYSPMSVAEMALSLYAANEGYLDDVDVNKVLDFERALHDYMKSEHGDLLDKINQSGDYNGEIQDSLKSGLEKFKATQSW; translated from the coding sequence ATGCAGCAACTGAATCCTTCCGAGATCAGCGACATCATCAAGCAGCGAATTGAAAAGCTTGACGTCGCATCCGAAGCCCATAATCAGGGCACCATCGTCACCGTTTCCGACGGTATCGTGAAAATTCACGGCCTCGAAGACGCGATGTTTGGTGAAATGATCGAATTCCCCAACAGCATCTTTGGCATGGTACTCAACCTGGAGCGTGACTCCGTAGGTGCCGTAGTGCTGGGTGACTACCTGCAGCTCGAAGAGGGCATGACCGCCAAGTGTACCGGTCGTATTCTCGAAGTGCCGGTAGGCCCTGAGCTGATTGGTCGTGTGGTCGATGCGCTGGGTAACCCCATCGATGGCAAAGGGGACATCAACACCACCCTAACCGACGCCGTTGAGAAAGTGGCGCCGGGTGTTATTACCCGTCAATCCGTCGATGAGCCGATTCAAACCGGTCTTAAATCGATCGACGCCATGGTGCCGATCGGCCGTGGTCAGCGTGAGCTGATCATCGGTGACCGCCAGATCGGTAAGTCCGCCATTGCCATTGATGCGATCATCAACCAGAAAGGCAAAGGCGTGACCTGTGTCTACGTGGCGATCGGTCAGAAGCAGTCGACCATTGCCAACGTGGTACGCAAGCTCGAAGAGCATGGCGCCATGGAGCACACTATCGTTGTCGCCGCTGGCGCCGCCGATCCTGCGCCGATGCAGTTCCTGGCCGCTTACTCTGGCTGCACCATGGGCGAATACTTCCGCGACCGCGGTGAGAACGCCCTGATTGTGTACGACGATCTTTCCAAACAGGCCGTTGCCTACCGTCAGGTATCGCTCCTGCTGCGTCGTCCGCCCGGTCGTGAAGCTTATCCTGGCGACGTTTTCTACCTCCACTCGCGTCTACTTGAGCGTGCTGCGCGGGTTAACGTCGACTACGTTGAGAAGTTCACCAACGGCGAAGTGAAAGGCAAAACCGGTTCGTTAACCGCGCTGCCGATCATTGAAACCCAGGGTGGCGACGTTTCTGCGTTCGTACCGACCAACGTGATCTCGATCACCGATGGTCAGATCTTCCTGGAAACCAACCTGTTTAACTCCGGTATTCGTCCGGCGATTAACGCAGGTCTGTCGGTTTCTCGTGTGGGTGGTTCGGCGCAAACCAAAATCATCAAAAAGCTGGGCGGTAGTGTACGTCTAGCGCTGGCTCAGTACCGTGAACTGGCGGCCTTCTCGCAGTTTGCCTCTGATCTTGATGAAGCGACGCGTAAGCAGCTTGAGCACGGTCAGCGTGTGACTGAGCTGATGAAGCAGAACCAGTACTCGCCAATGTCGGTTGCTGAAATGGCGCTCTCGCTGTATGCCGCCAACGAAGGTTACCTGGACGACGTCGACGTGAACAAAGTGTTGGACTTCGAGCGTGCACTGCACGACTACATGAAGTCAGAGCACGGTGATCTACTCGACAAGATCAACCAGAGCGGCGACTACAACGGTGAGATCCAAGACAGCTTGAAGTCGGGTCTCGAGAAGTTCAAGGCGACTCAGAGCTGGTAA
- the atpE gene encoding F0F1 ATP synthase subunit C produces the protein MELIYIAASIMIGLGALGTGIGFAILGGKLLESTARQPELGDQLQTKTFLMAGLLDAVPMIGVGIAMYLIFVVAG, from the coding sequence ATGGAACTTATCTACATTGCTGCTTCCATCATGATCGGTCTCGGCGCACTAGGTACCGGCATTGGCTTTGCCATTTTGGGTGGCAAACTGTTGGAATCTACGGCGCGTCAGCCTGAGCTAGGTGACCAGCTGCAAACCAAAACCTTCCTAATGGCAGGTCTGTTGGATGCCGTTCCGATGATCGGTGTTGGTATCGCAATGTACCTGATCTTCGTTGTTGCCGGTTAA
- a CDS encoding F0F1 ATP synthase subunit epsilon, which produces MANSFTCNIVSAEASIFSGTVEQVIASGIMGDLGVLPGHAPLLTELQPGPVRVIHDGGSEENFYVTGGFMEVQPDVVTILADSALRASDLNEAAAEEARQQALKAFNEKSSELDYTRAAAELAEAVAQLRTIQQLRKKAGKG; this is translated from the coding sequence ATGGCGAATAGCTTTACTTGCAATATCGTCAGCGCTGAAGCATCGATCTTCTCAGGTACCGTTGAGCAGGTGATTGCTTCCGGGATTATGGGTGACCTGGGCGTTTTGCCCGGTCACGCTCCGCTGCTGACCGAGCTTCAGCCGGGTCCGGTTCGTGTGATCCATGATGGTGGCTCGGAAGAGAATTTCTACGTCACGGGTGGCTTCATGGAAGTCCAACCGGATGTCGTGACGATTCTGGCCGACTCTGCGTTGCGTGCCAGCGACCTCAACGAGGCCGCTGCCGAAGAAGCACGTCAGCAGGCGCTGAAAGCCTTTAATGAGAAGTCATCGGAGCTCGATTATACTCGCGCTGCCGCTGAACTTGCCGAAGCCGTTGCACAGCTGCGAACGATTCAGCAGCTGCGTAAAAAGGCGGGTAAAGGCTAA
- a CDS encoding ATP synthase subunit I encodes MQRYETQRRKAYIVRLTLAQLIMTVIGMLTAYLVADLEGVSSVFKGALVALLPHAFFIKRMGVLRASSPSKAAMRLFRAEAGKFGLTVALFIAVFVIAPPSNPTFFFYAYVAIVLTHWLTPWLMPKNANA; translated from the coding sequence ATGCAGCGATACGAAACCCAGCGTCGAAAAGCCTACATCGTTCGACTCACGCTCGCACAGCTGATAATGACGGTTATAGGTATGCTGACCGCCTATCTAGTCGCCGATTTGGAAGGCGTGTCATCGGTTTTTAAAGGAGCGCTGGTAGCTTTATTACCTCACGCCTTTTTTATCAAGCGAATGGGGGTTTTGCGTGCAAGCAGTCCTTCAAAAGCTGCGATGAGACTGTTTCGCGCCGAGGCAGGCAAGTTTGGTTTGACGGTGGCACTGTTTATTGCAGTGTTCGTGATAGCGCCCCCCTCAAACCCTACTTTCTTTTTTTATGCTTATGTTGCGATTGTTCTAACGCATTGGCTTACACCTTGGTTAATGCCAAAAAACGCGAATGCCTAG
- a CDS encoding ParB/RepB/Spo0J family partition protein: MTRKPALGRGLDALIGAGARRRDSLELAGSGTPLELTDAAHTAAAADVTEDRLERLPLGQLTRGKYQPRRDIQPEALEELADSIRAQGVMQPIVVRPIGVDRYEIIAGERRWRAAQLAELDVIPAVIREVSDEVALALALIENIQRENLNAIEEAMALKRLGDEFELTQQQIADAVGKSRTQVANLLRLLALDPEVQTLLERGDLDMGHARALLTLNSTQQRQVAHEVVNNDMTVRATEALVKKVQTSQTSIKTSSRQSKQPDVAKLETHLGELLGAPVSIDHGQKGKGKLTIRYTSLEELDGILNHIK; this comes from the coding sequence ATGACGCGTAAACCCGCGCTGGGACGTGGCCTGGATGCCCTGATTGGTGCCGGTGCCCGTCGCCGTGACAGCTTAGAACTTGCCGGTAGCGGCACTCCGTTGGAGCTTACTGACGCAGCGCACACCGCCGCGGCTGCCGATGTTACCGAGGATCGCCTTGAGCGCCTGCCGTTAGGGCAATTAACACGGGGTAAATATCAGCCGCGCCGGGATATTCAGCCCGAAGCGTTAGAAGAGCTGGCAGACTCCATTCGCGCACAGGGCGTGATGCAGCCCATCGTCGTGCGCCCAATCGGCGTGGATCGCTACGAAATTATTGCCGGTGAGCGCCGCTGGCGGGCAGCCCAACTTGCCGAGCTGGACGTCATTCCGGCAGTAATCCGGGAAGTGAGCGATGAAGTTGCCCTGGCACTAGCGCTGATTGAAAACATTCAGCGTGAAAACCTCAACGCCATCGAAGAAGCCATGGCGCTCAAGCGCCTGGGCGATGAGTTTGAGCTTACCCAGCAGCAGATTGCCGACGCAGTGGGTAAGTCGCGCACCCAGGTGGCCAACCTGTTACGTCTGCTGGCGCTAGATCCGGAAGTGCAAACCCTCCTCGAACGGGGTGACCTGGATATGGGCCACGCAAGAGCGTTGCTGACGCTGAACAGTACCCAGCAGCGGCAGGTGGCTCATGAGGTGGTCAATAACGATATGACAGTGCGGGCCACCGAAGCCCTGGTGAAAAAAGTCCAAACCAGCCAAACGTCAATCAAAACGTCTAGCCGGCAAAGCAAACAGCCCGATGTAGCCAAGCTTGAAACCCATCTTGGCGAACTGCTCGGTGCACCTGTCTCCATTGATCATGGTCAAAAAGGCAAAGGTAAGTTAACGATACGCTATACCAGCCTCGAAGAATTGGACGGCATCTTAAATCACATTAAATAG
- a CDS encoding F0F1 ATP synthase subunit delta, translated as MAELLTVARPYAKAAFEYARDHEALDSWSQALSFLSVAVADDVVRHRLNSPKLDSEQKVSLLVELIPEQQDEALQRFLTVLADQGRLMALASIADQFEHLRAEHEQRVEVDVTSAYELDSQQETKLANALKKRLNREISITTQVDKSLIGGVILRAGDTVIDGSVRGRLNRLFDALTA; from the coding sequence ATGGCGGAATTACTTACCGTCGCTCGTCCTTACGCTAAGGCAGCGTTTGAATACGCGCGTGATCATGAGGCGCTTGATAGCTGGTCACAAGCGCTGAGTTTTTTAAGTGTTGCGGTAGCAGATGACGTCGTTCGCCATCGGCTAAACAGTCCCAAATTAGACAGCGAGCAAAAAGTCTCGCTGCTTGTCGAGCTTATTCCTGAGCAACAGGATGAAGCTTTACAGCGATTTTTGACTGTTTTGGCTGACCAAGGCCGCTTGATGGCGTTGGCATCCATTGCTGATCAGTTCGAGCACCTGCGTGCCGAACACGAGCAGCGGGTTGAAGTGGATGTCACCTCTGCTTACGAGCTCGATAGTCAGCAAGAAACGAAGCTAGCGAACGCGCTTAAGAAACGTCTGAATCGCGAAATCTCTATTACTACTCAGGTGGACAAGTCGCTTATCGGCGGTGTCATCCTGCGTGCTGGCGATACCGTCATTGACGGCTCCGTACGTGGTCGATTGAACCGCCTTTTTGACGCGCTAACCGCTTGA
- the mgtE gene encoding magnesium transporter, protein MALNDESLQALKAELLDELAKESPSKSVLSLRLAENRSADIGEVLEEMIEDDEELPAALALLDILSAERAANVLGYLPGESQLEVVGELDDSQVLKLLEEMGSDERADLFNLLSEDRREALLRRMAHREREDLKRLASYEEGTAGAIMTSDYVSIASGMTVSQAMMRVRQTAPDAETVYQLYILDSDGQLIGTMSLRQLMVARPGAIVDDIMIKDVISTRVDNAQEDVARIVAKYDLLALPVIDADERMVGIVTHDDAMDVAESEATEDFHKGMSIGQLEDGVSRVKLWSLYRKRVFWLVLLVFANLFSGAGIAYFEETIAAQVALVFFLPLLIGSGGNAGAQAATLMVRGMATGDVGVKDWGKLLGRELLVAGSLGITMAIAVTPIGIMRGGEALAMVVAFSMVTIVLFGSLLGMCLPFVLERFKVDPATASAPLVTTLIDASGVVIYFSIATLLLS, encoded by the coding sequence ATGGCACTGAATGATGAAAGCTTACAGGCATTAAAAGCCGAACTGCTCGACGAGTTGGCCAAGGAATCGCCCAGTAAATCGGTGCTCTCTTTGCGTTTGGCCGAAAACCGCTCCGCGGATATCGGTGAAGTGCTCGAGGAGATGATTGAAGACGATGAGGAGCTGCCCGCAGCGCTCGCGTTGCTGGATATTCTGTCTGCCGAGCGTGCTGCAAATGTACTGGGTTACTTGCCCGGTGAAAGCCAGCTTGAGGTAGTCGGGGAGTTGGACGACAGTCAGGTACTCAAGCTGCTGGAGGAGATGGGTTCGGACGAACGCGCCGACCTGTTTAATCTACTCAGTGAAGACCGCCGTGAAGCACTGCTGCGTCGTATGGCCCACCGCGAGCGGGAAGATCTCAAGCGGCTTGCTAGCTACGAAGAAGGTACCGCCGGCGCCATCATGACCTCTGACTATGTATCCATAGCCAGTGGCATGACGGTGTCGCAGGCGATGATGCGGGTACGCCAGACCGCCCCCGACGCGGAAACGGTTTATCAGCTCTATATTCTGGATAGCGACGGTCAATTGATCGGAACCATGTCGCTGCGTCAGCTTATGGTGGCACGCCCCGGCGCCATTGTTGATGACATTATGATCAAGGATGTCATCAGTACCCGGGTTGATAATGCCCAGGAAGATGTCGCCCGTATTGTGGCGAAGTATGACTTGTTGGCGCTACCAGTGATCGATGCCGATGAACGCATGGTCGGTATCGTGACCCACGATGACGCGATGGATGTCGCTGAATCCGAGGCGACAGAGGATTTCCACAAAGGGATGTCGATCGGCCAACTGGAAGATGGCGTAAGCCGAGTGAAGCTTTGGAGCCTCTACCGTAAGCGGGTGTTTTGGCTGGTATTGCTGGTATTTGCTAACCTGTTCTCGGGCGCCGGGATTGCCTATTTTGAAGAGACCATTGCCGCCCAGGTGGCGCTGGTGTTCTTTTTACCGCTGTTGATCGGTAGTGGCGGTAATGCTGGGGCCCAGGCCGCCACGCTGATGGTGCGCGGTATGGCCACCGGTGACGTAGGTGTCAAAGATTGGGGCAAGCTACTGGGCCGCGAGCTACTTGTCGCCGGATCACTGGGTATCACCATGGCCATCGCGGTAACGCCGATTGGCATAATGCGTGGGGGCGAAGCGCTGGCGATGGTCGTGGCCTTTAGCATGGTCACCATCGTCCTGTTCGGCAGCCTGTTGGGGATGTGCCTGCCGTTCGTGCTTGAGCGCTTTAAGGTTGACCCTGCGACGGCCTCTGCCCCGCTGGTGACCACGCTGATTGACGCCTCTGGGGTCGTGATCTACTTCAGTATTGCCACGCTGCTGCTCTCGTGA
- a CDS encoding ParA family protein, whose product MSQIIALTNQKGGVGKTTSAVNLAASLAALDRRVLLVDLDPQGHASMGSGIDKYELNKSVLDVLLGEATAADTIVKKLAVKYDVLPGNGDLTAAEVELLDRDKSESCLTNALASVSDAYDVVLIDCPPSLNMLTVNALTASDSVLIPLQCEFYALEGLSALLDTVEQIKQNVNPDLAIAGILRTMYDKRTSLTREVDKQLRDYFGDMLLKTTIPRNVKVAEAPSHGLPVTQYARFSRGSQAYRVLAKEMIRRLAL is encoded by the coding sequence GTGAGCCAGATCATTGCCCTGACCAACCAAAAAGGCGGCGTGGGCAAGACCACCTCGGCCGTTAACCTGGCGGCCAGTCTCGCTGCGCTCGACCGTCGCGTACTGCTGGTGGATCTTGACCCCCAAGGCCATGCCAGCATGGGCAGCGGCATCGATAAGTACGAGCTCAATAAAAGCGTGCTTGACGTTCTACTGGGTGAAGCAACGGCCGCTGATACGATTGTCAAAAAGCTGGCGGTTAAGTACGACGTACTACCGGGTAACGGTGATCTCACCGCCGCCGAAGTCGAGCTGCTGGATCGCGATAAAAGCGAGAGCTGCTTAACCAACGCACTGGCTTCGGTCTCGGATGCCTATGACGTAGTGTTGATCGACTGCCCGCCCTCTTTGAACATGCTAACCGTGAATGCATTAACGGCTTCCGATAGCGTGCTGATCCCTCTTCAGTGTGAGTTCTACGCCCTGGAGGGGCTGTCGGCCCTGCTCGATACCGTTGAGCAGATTAAGCAAAATGTGAATCCTGATCTGGCCATTGCGGGCATTTTGCGCACTATGTACGACAAGCGCACCAGCCTAACGCGGGAAGTGGATAAGCAGTTGCGAGACTATTTTGGCGACATGCTGTTGAAAACGACCATTCCTCGCAACGTAAAAGTTGCCGAAGCGCCGAGCCACGGGTTACCCGTTACGCAATATGCCCGGTTTTCCCGGGGTAGCCAGGCCTATCGTGTGTTGGCGAAAGAGATGATTCGTCGCCTAGCGTTATAA
- the atpB gene encoding F0F1 ATP synthase subunit A produces MAAGNEVSTTYYIQHHLQNLTFGNHPENGWSLAHSAEEASEMGFWAIHLDTMGWSIAMGLLFIWIFRKAGKMATTGVPSGLQNAVEMVFEFIENMIRGTFKGHNPIIAPLALTLFVWIFLMNTLKIIPVDYFPVLFAKLGVDYMKIVPTTDVNATLGMALGVFCLILYYSFKVKGVGGFAKELSLTPFNHWALIPFNLVLEIVALLVKPFSLAMRLFGNMFAGEVIFILIAMLPFWAIWVLDVPWAIFHILIVTLQAFIFTVLTVVYLSAAHEHH; encoded by the coding sequence ATGGCCGCAGGAAACGAAGTCTCAACGACTTACTATATCCAGCACCACTTGCAGAATTTGACCTTTGGCAACCACCCTGAAAATGGCTGGTCGCTGGCACATTCAGCCGAAGAAGCAAGTGAAATGGGCTTTTGGGCCATCCACCTGGATACCATGGGCTGGTCGATTGCCATGGGGCTGCTGTTTATCTGGATTTTCCGCAAAGCGGGCAAAATGGCCACTACCGGCGTGCCCTCTGGACTGCAAAATGCGGTTGAAATGGTGTTTGAGTTCATCGAAAACATGATCCGCGGCACATTTAAAGGGCATAACCCGATTATTGCCCCCCTGGCCTTAACGCTGTTTGTTTGGATATTCCTGATGAACACGCTGAAAATAATTCCGGTGGATTACTTCCCGGTCTTATTTGCCAAGCTCGGTGTCGATTACATGAAAATCGTCCCCACTACGGATGTCAATGCCACTCTCGGCATGGCGTTGGGCGTTTTCTGCCTGATTCTCTACTACAGCTTTAAGGTTAAAGGCGTGGGTGGTTTCGCCAAAGAGCTGTCACTGACACCGTTTAACCACTGGGCATTGATTCCCTTTAACCTGGTGTTGGAAATCGTCGCTTTGTTGGTTAAACCGTTTAGCTTGGCGATGCGTCTGTTCGGCAATATGTTTGCCGGGGAAGTGATTTTCATCTTGATCGCCATGCTGCCGTTCTGGGCTATCTGGGTGCTGGATGTGCCGTGGGCCATTTTCCATATTTTGATCGTTACGTTGCAGGCATTCATCTTTACCGTGCTGACCGTGGTGTACCTAAGCGCTGCACACGAGCATCACTAA
- the atpD gene encoding F0F1 ATP synthase subunit beta, whose translation MSGRIVQIIGAVIDVEFPRDSVPKVYDALKVSEVETVLEVQQQLGDGVVRTIAMGSTEGLKRGMDVTSTGAAISVPVGKETLGRIMNVLGEPIDEAGPIGEQERMPIHRKAPSYADQAASNELLETGIKVIDLVCPFAKGGKVGLFGGAGVGKTVNMMELIRNIATEHSGYSVFAGVGERTREGNDFYHEMTESNVIDKVSLVYGQMNEPPGNRLRVALTGLTIAEKFRDEGRDVLLFVDNIYRYTLAGTEVSALLGRMPSAVGYQPTLAEEMGVLQERITSTKTGSITSVQAVYVPADDLTDPSPATTFSHLDATVVLARSIAELGIYPAIDPLDSTSRQLDPLVVGEEHYATARGVQNVLQRYKELKDIIAILGMDELSDEDKLAVSRARKIQRFLSQPFFVAEVFTGSPGKYVSLKDTISGFQGILAGEYDDMPEQAFYMVGSIDEAVEKANQMKK comes from the coding sequence ATGAGCGGACGTATCGTACAAATCATCGGCGCGGTGATTGACGTAGAGTTTCCGCGGGACTCTGTGCCCAAGGTCTACGACGCGCTGAAGGTCTCCGAAGTTGAGACCGTCCTTGAAGTCCAGCAGCAGTTGGGCGACGGCGTGGTGCGCACCATCGCCATGGGCTCCACAGAGGGCTTAAAGCGTGGCATGGACGTGACCAGCACAGGTGCCGCTATTTCCGTACCGGTAGGTAAGGAAACGCTGGGCCGTATTATGAACGTACTCGGCGAGCCGATCGACGAAGCGGGACCGATCGGCGAGCAAGAGCGTATGCCGATTCACCGTAAAGCACCCAGCTATGCCGACCAAGCGGCCTCTAACGAGCTGCTGGAAACCGGTATCAAGGTTATCGACTTGGTCTGCCCGTTCGCTAAGGGTGGTAAAGTGGGCCTGTTCGGCGGCGCCGGTGTCGGTAAAACCGTTAACATGATGGAGCTTATCCGCAACATCGCCACCGAGCACAGCGGCTACTCTGTATTCGCCGGTGTGGGTGAGCGTACGCGTGAGGGTAACGACTTCTATCACGAAATGACGGAATCCAACGTTATCGATAAGGTATCGCTGGTTTACGGTCAGATGAACGAGCCCCCGGGTAACCGTCTGCGCGTAGCGTTGACCGGCCTGACCATCGCTGAGAAATTCCGTGATGAAGGCCGCGACGTTCTGTTGTTCGTCGATAACATCTACCGCTACACCCTGGCAGGTACCGAAGTATCGGCACTGTTGGGTCGTATGCCTTCAGCGGTAGGTTATCAGCCGACGCTGGCTGAAGAGATGGGCGTTCTGCAGGAGCGTATTACCTCGACGAAAACCGGCTCAATCACCTCGGTACAGGCCGTTTACGTACCTGCGGATGACTTGACCGACCCGTCGCCGGCGACCACCTTCTCGCACCTGGATGCTACCGTGGTATTGGCACGTTCTATCGCCGAACTGGGTATCTATCCGGCGATCGACCCGCTGGACTCCACCTCGCGTCAGTTGGATCCGCTGGTCGTCGGTGAAGAGCACTACGCCACCGCCCGCGGTGTGCAGAACGTTCTGCAGCGCTACAAAGAGCTTAAGGATATTATCGCCATTCTGGGTATGGACGAGCTGTCTGATGAAGATAAGCTGGCCGTTTCCCGGGCGCGTAAAATCCAGCGCTTCTTGTCGCAGCCGTTCTTCGTGGCCGAAGTATTTACCGGTTCACCAGGTAAGTATGTCTCACTGAAAGACACTATCAGTGGCTTCCAGGGCATTCTTGCTGGCGAATACGACGATATGCCGGAACAGGCCTTCTATATGGTCGGTTCAATCGACGAAGCCGTCGAGAAAGCCAACCAGATGAAGAAGTAA
- the rsmG gene encoding 16S rRNA (guanine(527)-N(7))-methyltransferase RsmG: MSSLNPLLKTLPASVAPRLDQGLSQLGIAVDEHQRQQLLGLLALLHKWNRAYNLTAVREVDDMVSRHVLDSAAVLPYVQGPRLLDVGAGPGLPGIVLAILAPQLDVTLLDSNGKKVRFQRQAVMELGLENVTPVQARVEQFEAAAFDQVISRAFASLVDFVTLTRQLPSTDGQWLAMKGPGADDELRDLPAGIRLHQRHLLEVPFEAAQRQLLILDVES, from the coding sequence ATGAGTTCGTTGAACCCACTGTTGAAAACTCTGCCTGCAAGCGTTGCGCCACGGCTGGATCAAGGGCTTAGCCAGTTAGGCATCGCCGTTGACGAACATCAACGCCAGCAGCTGCTAGGCTTATTGGCACTGTTGCACAAGTGGAACCGGGCTTATAACCTCACAGCGGTACGCGAGGTGGATGACATGGTGTCGCGCCACGTGTTGGATAGCGCCGCTGTGTTGCCCTATGTGCAGGGGCCGCGGCTACTGGATGTGGGCGCGGGCCCTGGACTTCCTGGTATCGTATTAGCGATATTAGCCCCCCAGCTTGATGTGACACTGCTGGACAGCAATGGCAAAAAGGTGCGCTTTCAGCGCCAGGCGGTAATGGAGCTCGGGCTTGAAAACGTCACTCCCGTACAGGCGCGGGTGGAACAGTTTGAAGCCGCCGCTTTTGATCAGGTGATTTCCCGGGCATTTGCCAGCTTGGTCGATTTTGTCACCTTGACCCGCCAGCTACCCAGCACTGATGGCCAGTGGTTAGCCATGAAAGGCCCTGGGGCGGATGATGAACTGCGCGACCTGCCTGCCGGCATACGTCTACACCAGCGTCATTTGTTGGAAGTACCCTTTGAAGCAGCCCAGCGGCAGCTGCTGATCTTGGATGTTGAAAGCTAA
- a CDS encoding F0F1 ATP synthase subunit B translates to MNINMTLIGQTIAFAIFVWFCIKYVWPPISNALHERQKKIADGLDAASRANRDLELAQERAEQMLRESKEQASQILEQANKRSAQIVEEAREQARAEGERLVASARSEIEQEVNRAKDELRAQVSSLAVMGAERVLEASVDEQAHRKLLDELAAEL, encoded by the coding sequence GTGAATATCAACATGACGCTAATCGGGCAGACGATCGCCTTCGCGATCTTTGTCTGGTTTTGCATAAAGTATGTGTGGCCTCCGATCAGCAACGCGCTTCATGAGCGTCAGAAGAAAATTGCTGATGGCTTGGATGCAGCCAGCCGCGCTAACCGTGATCTTGAGCTTGCTCAAGAGCGGGCGGAACAGATGCTGCGCGAAAGCAAGGAGCAAGCTTCTCAAATTCTTGAGCAGGCCAACAAACGCTCTGCCCAGATAGTTGAAGAAGCCCGTGAACAGGCCCGCGCCGAAGGCGAACGCCTAGTAGCGAGTGCACGTTCCGAGATTGAGCAAGAAGTGAATCGCGCTAAGGATGAACTTCGTGCCCAGGTCTCTTCTCTCGCCGTTATGGGTGCCGAGCGTGTTCTTGAAGCGTCGGTCGACGAACAAGCCCATCGCAAGTTACTCGATGAGCTTGCTGCTGAACTGTAA